From the Hevea brasiliensis isolate MT/VB/25A 57/8 chromosome 15, ASM3005281v1, whole genome shotgun sequence genome, one window contains:
- the LOC110639880 gene encoding inactive LRR receptor-like serine/threonine-protein kinase BIR2, protein MKGCSIHSRKIAALLGVSTGIIWVCLVSSVIGEDDVKCVQGVKTSLSDPQGKLSSWNFANSSSGFLCNFVGVSCWNDQENRIISLQLRDMKLSGQFPESLKNCKSLQTLDLSSNSLSGPIPTQICTWLPYLVTLDLSNNEISGPIPPDLVNCAYLNNLILSNNRLSGPIPYVFSSLARLKKFSVANNDLTGTIPSFFSNFDSGDFSGNDGLCGKPLGSKCGGLSKKNLAIIIAAGIFGAAASLLLGFGVWWWYHLKYSRRRKTGYGIGRGDDTSLADRLRAYKLVQVSLFQKPLVKVKLADLMVATNNFSPRNIIISTGTGTTYKAVLPDGSALAIKRLNTCKLGEKQFRLEMNRLGQLRHPNLTPLLGFCIVEDEKLLVYKQMSNGTLYALLHGNGTLLDWATRFRIGLGAARGLAWLHHGCQPPFLHQNICSNMILVDEDFDARIMDFGLARLMNSSDSNESSYVNGDLGEFGYVAPEYSSTMVASLKGDVYGFGVVLLELVTGQKPLDVSTAEEGFKGNLVDWVNNLVSSGRMKDAIDKTLCGKGHDEEILQFLKIALNCVVARPKDRWSMYRVYQSLKACGDDLGFSEQDDEFPLIFAKQDDE, encoded by the coding sequence ATGAAGGGTTGTTCAATTCATAGTCGAAAGATTGCTGCTTTACTCGGAGTATCAACTGGTATTATATGGGTTTGTTTAGTTTCTTCTGTAATTGGTGAAGACGATGTGAAGTGCGTGCAAGGTGTTAAGACTTCGCTTAGCGACCCCCAAGGGAAGCTCAGCTCCTGGAACTTCGCCAACTCATCATCTGGATTCCTCTGCAACTTTGTCGGTGTTTCTTGTTGGAATGATCAAGAAAACAGGATTATCAGCCTCCAATTACGCGACATGAAGCTGTCTGGACAATTCCCTGAGTCCTTAAAGAATTGTAAGAGCCTGCAAACTTTGGATCTTTCATCTAATTCTCTATCTGGTCCGATTCCTACTCAGATATGTACCTGGCTGCCTTATTTAGTTACTCTTGATCTATCCAATAATGAAATTTCAGGGCCGATACCTCCTGATCTTGTGAACTGTGCTTATTTGAATAATTTGATACTTTCAAATAATCGTCTTTCTGGCCCAATACCTTATGTGTTCTCTAGTTTGGCTAGGCTAAAGAAGTTTTCTGTGGCAAATAATGATCTTACTGGTACAATTCCATCCTTCTTTAGTAATTTTGATTCTGGGGATTTTTCTGGGAATGATGGACTTTGTGGGAAGCCTTTAGGATCCAAGTGTGGTGGCTTAAGCAAGAAGAATCTTGCTATTATAATTGCTGCTGGGATCTTTGGTGCTGCAGCATCTTTGTTGTTGGGATTTGGGGTGTGGTGGTGGTATCATTTGAAGTATTCTAGGAGGAGAAAGACAGGTTATGGCATTGGGAGAGGTGATGATACTAGTTTGGCTGACAGGTTGAGGGCTTATAAGCTTGTTCAGGTTTCATTGTTTCAAAAGCCTCTTGTTAAGGTTAAATTGGCTGATTTAATGGTAGCTACTAACAATTTTAGTCCTCGGAATATCATAATTTCGACCGGTACAGGGACTACCTATAAGGCAGTTCTTCCTGATGGTTCTGCACTTGCAATCAAGCGTCTTAATACTTGTAAGCTTGGTGAGAAGCAATTTCGCTTGGAGATGAATCGATTGGGACAGCTTAGACATCCAAATTTGACACCCCTTTTGGGTTTTTGTATTGTGGAGGACGAGAAACTTTTAGTTTACAAGCAAATGTCTAATGGGACTTTGTATGCTTTGCTTCATGGAAATGGTACCCTATTGGACTGGGCAACAAGATTCAGAATTGGTTTGGGTGCTGCTAGGGGTCTAGCTTGGCTTCATCATGGGTGCCAGCCTCCATTCTTGCACCAGAACATATGCTCCAACATGATTCTTGTTGATGAAGATTTTGATGCTAGGATCATGGATTTTGGACTGGCAAGGCTCATGAATTCCTCAGATTCTAATGAGAGCAGTTATGTTAATGGGGATTTAGGTGAATTCGGTTATGTGGCACCAGAGTACTCAAGCACTATGGTTGCTTCATTGAAAGGGGATGTGTATGGATTTGGAGTGGTGCTTCTAGAGCTTGTGACGGGGCAAAAGCCTCTTGATGTTAGTACTGCTGAAGAAGGATTCAAGGGTAACTTGGTGGATTGGGTGAATAACCTTGTAAGTTCTGGTAGAATGAAGGATGCAATTGATAAGACTCTTTGTGGGAAGGGACATGATGAGGAGATCTTGCAATTCCTGAAAATTGCTTTGAATTGTGTGGTTGCTCGGCCCAAGGACAGATGGTCCATGTACCGAGTTTACCAATCATTAAAGGCGTGTGGCGATGACCTTGGTTTCTCAGAGCAAGATGATGAATTTCCTTTGATTTTTGCCAAGCAAGACGATGAATGA